From the Perognathus longimembris pacificus isolate PPM17 chromosome 9, ASM2315922v1, whole genome shotgun sequence genome, one window contains:
- the Olig3 gene encoding oligodendrocyte transcription factor 3 — MNSDSSSVSSRASSPDMDEVYLRERHHRHHHHQESRLNSVSSTQGDLGQKMPGESLSRAGAKAAGESSKYKIKKQLSEQDLQQLRLKINGRERKRMHDLNLAMDGLREVMPYAHGPSVRKLSKIATLLLARNYILMLTSSLEEMKRLVGEIYGGHHSAFHCGTVGHSAGHPAHPANAVHPVHPILGGALSSGNASSPLSAASLPAIGTIRPPHTLLKAPSTPPALQLGSGFQHWAGLPCPCTICQMPPPPHLSALSSANMARLSAESKDLLK, encoded by the coding sequence ATGAATTCTGATTCGAGCTCTGTCTCCAGCAGAGCTTCATCTCCGGACATGGATGAGGTGTACCTGAGAGAacgccaccaccgccaccaccatcaccaggAGAGTCGTCTCAACTCGGTGTCGTCCACCCAGGGCGACCTGGGGCAGAAGATGCCTGGGGAGAGCCTCTCCCGGGCGGGCGCCAAAGCCGCGGGAGAGAGCAGCAAGTACAAAATCAAGAAGCAGCTGTCGGAGCAGGACCTACAGCAGTTGAGGCTGAAGATCAACGGGCGCGAACGCAAGAGGATGCACGACCTGAACCTCGCCATGGACGGGCTGCGCGAGGTCATGCCTTACGCGCACGGGCCCTCGGTGCGCAAGCTCTCCAAGATCGCCACTCTCCTGCTAGCTAGAAACTACATCCTCATGCTCACAAGCTCCCTGGAGGAAATGAAGAGGCTGGTTGGCGAGATTTATGGGGGCCACCATTCTGCCTTCCACTGCGGGACCGTGGGCCACTCGGCCGGCCACCCGGCGCACCCAGCCAACGCCGTGCACCCGGTGCACCCCATCCTGGGCGGTGCTCTCTCCTCCGGCAACGCTTCGTCCCCGCTGTCCGCGGCCTCGCTGCCCGCCATCGGCACCATTCGGCCTCCCCACACGCTGCTCAAGGCGCCCTCCACGCCGCCCGCGCTGCAGCTGGGCAGCGGCTTCCAGCACTGGGCAGGGCTGCCCTGCCCCTGCACCATCTGCCagatgccgccgccgccgcacctGTCCGCTCTCTCTTCGGCCAACATGGCCCGGTTGTCTGCCGAGTCCAAGGACTTGCTTAAGTGA